The following proteins come from a genomic window of Sardina pilchardus chromosome 1, fSarPil1.1, whole genome shotgun sequence:
- the LOC134096289 gene encoding uncharacterized protein LOC134096289 isoform X1, with amino-acid sequence MAPTWTDALEEQLISMIEERPPLYNISEKSYSNRVVRADCWRQITEQLNVSEKEVKKKWESLRTQFGRYRKPSPSGSSRTKRTARQRWILRKLQFLQPHTKTKESASDLTHTEPLASSDASSGDDAAADASVMDNNTDRTPRDPAGFESFSSGTSAESTRRPRAKRRRKSPNDPLTTTTADLIRSMEAVLERMSAEARRDFIAVTCQSIEHKFRMVPPHLLPRLENRVQNLIFNFFEEHNLGNHPDTHANGC; translated from the exons aTGGCGCCGACTTGGACCGACGCACTCGAAGAGCAGCTGATCAGCATGATCGAGGAGAGGCCGCCGCTTTACAACATATCGGAAAAGAGCTATTCGAATCGAGTAGTGAGGGCAGACTGCTGGCGCCAAATCACAGAGCAATTAAATGTATCAG AGAAGGAGGTGAAGAAGAAGTGGGAGTCCTTGCGGACCCAGTTTGGCCGCTATCGCAAGCCCTCTCCTTCGGGAAGTTCTAGGACCAAGCGGACTGCCAGGCAGCGGTGGATACTGCGGAAGTTGCAGTTTCTGCAGCCACACACGAAAACGAAAGAAAGTGCATCTGACCTCACTCACACG gaaCCCCTGGCCTCTTCTGACGCCAGTTCCGGTGATGATGCCGCCGCTGATGCCTCGGTGATGGACAACAACACGGACAGGACGCCGCGCGACCCGGCGGGCTTCGAGTCTTTCAGCTCCGGCACGTCAGCCGAGAGCACGCGAAGGCCTCGCGCGAAACGCAGGAGGAAGTCTCCGAACGATCCGCTGACGACGACGACGGCAGACCTGATCCGCTCCATGGAGGCGGTGCTCGAGAGGATGTCTGCTGAGGCCAGACGGGACTTTATAGCGGTGACGTGCCAGAGCATAGAACACAAGTTCAGAATGGTGCCGCCGCACCTCCTGCCACGACTGGAGAACAGAGTTCAGAACCTCATTTTTAACTTTTTCGAGGAGCACAACCTGGGGAATCACCcggacacacacgcaaatgggTGTTAG
- the LOC134096289 gene encoding uncharacterized protein LOC134096289 isoform X2 — MYQEVKKKWESLRTQFGRYRKPSPSGSSRTKRTARQRWILRKLQFLQPHTKTKESASDLTHTEPLASSDASSGDDAAADASVMDNNTDRTPRDPAGFESFSSGTSAESTRRPRAKRRRKSPNDPLTTTTADLIRSMEAVLERMSAEARRDFIAVTCQSIEHKFRMVPPHLLPRLENRVQNLIFNFFEEHNLGNHPDTHANGC, encoded by the exons ATGTATCAG GAGGTGAAGAAGAAGTGGGAGTCCTTGCGGACCCAGTTTGGCCGCTATCGCAAGCCCTCTCCTTCGGGAAGTTCTAGGACCAAGCGGACTGCCAGGCAGCGGTGGATACTGCGGAAGTTGCAGTTTCTGCAGCCACACACGAAAACGAAAGAAAGTGCATCTGACCTCACTCACACG gaaCCCCTGGCCTCTTCTGACGCCAGTTCCGGTGATGATGCCGCCGCTGATGCCTCGGTGATGGACAACAACACGGACAGGACGCCGCGCGACCCGGCGGGCTTCGAGTCTTTCAGCTCCGGCACGTCAGCCGAGAGCACGCGAAGGCCTCGCGCGAAACGCAGGAGGAAGTCTCCGAACGATCCGCTGACGACGACGACGGCAGACCTGATCCGCTCCATGGAGGCGGTGCTCGAGAGGATGTCTGCTGAGGCCAGACGGGACTTTATAGCGGTGACGTGCCAGAGCATAGAACACAAGTTCAGAATGGTGCCGCCGCACCTCCTGCCACGACTGGAGAACAGAGTTCAGAACCTCATTTTTAACTTTTTCGAGGAGCACAACCTGGGGAATCACCcggacacacacgcaaatgggTGTTAG
- the LOC134086361 gene encoding zinc finger protein 493-like, producing MDLGLPFNSGGTVTEKQQIDLLNTMMKEEDIKEEQCDHMISCQEEDEKPFVDFNCQTEIDFAESNVSYNETQQIAAEIEVKIEEEEEEKEEESNGTYTETQQTAAEIEVKIEEEESNVSYNETQQTAAEIEVKIEEQDDPLGSTPEDQTLTQLEIHGRNDELDLQHKGSLYNGTVRRKSFITMSELETHQQIHTVDLNLKKNTVKRPHECLECDKTFTSQTRLEVHMRTHAVEKPHECAQCGKGFSYRSTLKSHMLIHTGAKPHGCTLCEKAFLKSSDLKRHMLSHTKEKQKQNTNKLTHPCVQCGKSFSQIRYLKIHNLIHTGEKPLICAQCGKGFSNVEHLRAHVQVHTAENHHQSASEDGIDYKLTHTGEKSYKCAQCGKAFKSSKDVKRHMPIHTAGKPHKCAQCGKAFRRSIDMKRHMQIHTAEKPHKCAQCGKGFTEMRRLKTHMLGHTGERPHQCSQCGKGFTETIQLKRHMQIHSGEKPHKCAQCGKGFTLMTQLKRHMFIHTAEKPHECAQCGKGFTEMMQLKTHMLRHTGEKPHQCTQCGKAFTRSSSLKDHVYIHTGEMPYQCTQCEKGFSKMSHLRTHMLIHTGEKSHVCVDCGKCFSGISSLKRHMLTHIARNLHKCAQCGIFFSHVEHLKAHMQVHTAEKHHQSASEDGKDYEVTHTGEKPHKCAQCGKAFKSSRDVKRHMPIHAAGRPHKCAQCGKAFKSSRDVKRHMPIHTAGKPHKCAQCGKAFQRSGDIKRHMQTHTAEKAHKCAQCGKSFTQMIQLKTHMLRHAGVKPHQCTQCGKAFTHSSTLKCHIRIHTGEMPYQCTQCEKGFPCFSLLNCHMHIHTGEKPHKCAHCGKGFSQMSTLSIHVRTHTGEKPHQCVQCGKAFRDISSLKKHMMRHTGENPFKCAYCGKSFSNIAKLNDHIQTHSGKKPPECLKSILTSHTGENPHECSKSIVTSHTGENPHECSKSNRT from the exons ATGGATCTCGGACTGCCGTTTAACTCTGGTGGTACCGTCACTGAAAAGCAGCAGATTGACTTGTTGAACACGATGATGAAAGAAGAAGATATAAAAGAGGAGCAATGTGATCATATGATTTCATGTCAAGAAGAAGACGAAAAGCCATTCGTGGACTTTAACTGTCAAACTGAAATAGACTTTGCCGAGTCCAACGTTAGTTACAATGAAACACAACAGATAGCAGCGGAGATTGAAGTGAAaattgaagaagaagaagaagaaaaagaagaagagtccAACGGTACTTACActgaaacacaacagacagcagCGGAGATTGAAGTTAAGATTGAAGAAGAGGAGTCCAACGTTAGTTACAatgaaacacaacagacagcagCGGAGATTGAAGTGAAGATTGAAGAGCAGGATGATCCGCTAGGAA GTACACCAGAAGACCAAACTTTAACACAACTGGAGATCCATGGACGGAATGATGAACTCGACCTGCAACATAAAGGAAGTCTCTACAACGGCACAGTCCGCAGGAAGAGTTTCATCACAATGAGTGAACTTGAGACACATCAGCAAATACACACTGTTGACTTGAATCTAAAGAAGAACACCGTCAAAAGGCCTCATGAATGTCTAGAATGTGACAAAACATTTACGTCTCAAACACGTCTTGAGGTACATATGAGAACGCATGCCGTagagaagcctcatgaatgtgctcagtgtggaaaaggtttttcaTACCGTTCAACTCTTAAAAGCCACATGCTAATACACACTGGGGCGAAGCCTCATGGATGCACCCTGTGTGAAAAAGCTTTTCTAAAGTCCTCCGATCTTAAGCGCCACATGCTTTCACACACTAAAGAAAAGCAGAAGCAGAATACTAACAAACTCACTCATCCGTGCGTCCAATGCGGAAAAAGCTTTTCACAAATTAGATATCTTAAAATCCACAATCTAATTCATACGGGAGAGAAGCCCCTTATCTGTGCCCAGTGCGGAAAAGGTTTTTCAAACGTTGAACATCTCAGAGCTCATGTGCAAGTGCACACTGCAGAGAACCATCACCAATCTGCATCTGAAGATGGTATAGACTATAAGCTaactcacactggagagaagtcttataaatgtgcccagtgtggaaaagcatttaAAAGTTCCAAAGATGTTAAACGCCACATGCCAATACACACTGCAGGGAAGCCccataaatgtgcccagtgtggaaaagcatttcGAAGGTCCATCGATATGAAACgccacatgcaaatacacactgcAGAGAAGCCccataaatgtgcccagtgtggaaaaggttttacAGAAATGAGGCGGTTGAAAACTCATATGCTAGGACACACGGGTGAAAGGCCTCAtcaatgttctcagtgtggaaaaggttttacAGAAACGATACAGTTGAAACGCCACATGCAAATACACTCTGGAGAGAAGCCccataaatgtgcccagtgtggaaaaggttttacACTAATGACACAGTTGAAACGCCACATGTTCATACACACTGCAGAGAAGCCCCatgaatgtgcccagtgtggaaaaggttttacAGAAATGATGCAGTTGAAAACTCATATGCTAAGACACACAGGTGAGAAGCCTCATCAATgtactcagtgtggaaaagcttttacacGTTCTTCCAGTCTTAAAGACCACGTTTatatacacactggagagatgCCTTATCAATGCACTCAGTGCGAAAAAGGTTTTTCAAAAATGTCACATCTTAGAACCCACATGCtaattcacactggagagaagtccCATGTCTGTGTCGACTGTGGAAAATGTTTCTCAGGAATTTCAAGTCTTAAAAggcacatgcttacacacattgCTAGGAACCTGCATAAATGTGCACAATGtggaatttttttttcacacgtTGAACATCTCAAAGCTCATATGCAAGTGCACACTGCAGAGAAACATCACCAATCTGCATCTGAAGATGGTAAAGACTATGAGGTAACTCACACGGGAGaaaagcctcataaatgtgcccagtgtggaaaagcatttaAAAGCTCCAGAGATGTTAAACGCCACATGCCAATACACGCTGCAGGGAGGCCccataaatgtgcccagtgtggaaaagcatttaAAAGCTCCAGAGATGTTAAACGCCACATGCCAATACACACTGCAGGGAAGCCCCATAAATGTGCacagtgtggaaaagcatttcAAAGGTCCGGCGATATTAAAcgccacatgcaaacacacactgcagagaaggcccataaatgtgcccagtgtggaaaaagtTTTACACAAATGATACAGTTGAAAACTCATATGCTAAGACACGCGGGAGTGAAGCCTCATCAATgtactcagtgtggaaaagcttttacgCATTCTTCCACTCTTAAATGCCACATTCgtatacacactggagagatgCCTTATCAATGCACTCAGTGTGAAAAAGGTTTTCCATGTTTTTCTCTTCTTAACTgccatatgcacatacacactggagagaagcctcataaatgtgcccaTTGTGGAAAAGGATTTTCACAAATGTCAACTCTTAGCATCCACGTGCGaactcacactggagagaagcctcatcaatgtgtccagtgtgggaAAGCTTTTAGAGACATTTCAAGTCTTAAAAAACATATGATGAGGCACACTGGCGAGAATCCCTTTAAATGTGCCTACTGCGGAAAATCATTTTCTAACATTGCAAAACTCAATGATCATATTCAAACACACTCCGGAAAGAAGCCTCCAGAATGTTTGAAATCCATTTTGACatcacatactggagagaacCCTCATGAGTGTTCCAAATCCATTGTGACATCACATACGGGAGAGAACCCTCATGAGTGTTCCAAATCCAATAGGACATAA